A window of Vigna radiata var. radiata cultivar VC1973A unplaced genomic scaffold, Vradiata_ver6 scaffold_194, whole genome shotgun sequence contains these coding sequences:
- the LOC106779347 gene encoding uncharacterized protein LOC106779347 gives MVCLYVDDLLVTGESMNEIEGSKKKMKTEYDMTDLGRLSYFLGLEFTETTSEVFLHQKRYVSEVLKRFNMMNCNSTTVLMTANLKLTEHKEEKSVDASLYKQIMGSLRYICNSRPDISYRVGILSRYMSEPKQTHLLAAKHILRYLKGTINYSLMFTRMTNNIGSTLEVWCDSDWSGYQIDRRSTFGYFVKFAGAPISWCSKKQSVVTLSSCEAEYMASAETTCQCLWLEALLKDLKIECRIPIQLMVDNKSAINLSKNQVFHGRSKHIGTKFHFLKNLVNQGRIELLHCLTDVQIADIFTKALRFNRFEALRDMLNVKTF, from the coding sequence ATGGTGTGTTTATATGTCGATGATCTTCTCGTAACTGGAGAATCCATGAACGAGATAGAAGGATctaagaagaagatgaaaaccGAATATGACATGACCGACCTGGGAAGACTAAGCTATTTCCTTGGCTTGGAATTCACTGAAACAACGAGTGAAGTGTTTCTACATCAGAAAAGGTATGTCAGTGAAGTGTTAAAACGTTTCAACATGATGAATTGCAATAGCACAACTGTTCTAATGACTGCCAATCTGAAGCTGACTGaacataaagaagaaaagagcgTGGATGCTTccttatataaacaaataatggGCTCATTGAGATACATCTGCAacagtagaccagatattagcTACAGAGTAGGAATTCTGAGCAGATATATGAGCGAACCTAAGCAGACCCATTTGTTAGCTGCCAAGCACATTTTGAGGTATCTAAAAGGAACAATCAATTACAGTCTCATGTTCACTAGGATGACAAACAACATTGGAAGCACGTTGGAAGTCTGGTGCGACTCAGACTGGAGTGGATATCAAATTGACAGAAGAAGCACCTTCGggtattttgtaaaatttgctGGAGCACCCATCTCCTGGTGCTCTAAGAAACAGAGCGTAGTGACACTTTCCTCATGCGAAGCTGAGTACATGGCCTCTGCAGAAACGACATGCCAATGCTTGTGGTTAGAAGCTCTTCTCAAAGACTTGAAGATTGAGTGTAGAATACCCATACAGTTGATGGTAGACAACAAATCTGCTATCAACTTATCAAAGAACCAGGTGTTTCATGGCAGAAGCAAACATATTGGCACAAAgtttcactttttgaaaaacttggTCAATCAAGGAAGAATTGAGCTGCTACATTGTCTAACTGATGTGCAGATCGCGGATATTTTCACGAAGGCTCTGAGATTTAACAGATTTGAAGCACTCAGAGATATGCtgaatgtaaaaacattttag